In Candidatus Moraniibacteriota bacterium, the sequence GTTTGGCCGTTTCCTCGAATTTAACATGCCCGCCTGGAAAAAAGTAATAATTTTTCTCCCTGTTTTTACACGTCAAGAGTTTGTTGTTTTGGATTATAATTGCCCTCGCGCAGATTTCAAAAAAATATTTCATTACCATGAGATTATTATAACAAAAGCCACAAAAATAAAAAGTCAAGACAATTTTTCTTGACTTATTTGAAAGAAGATTTCAAAAAACTACCTGCCTAGTCGTGCGGCGAAATTAAAACAGTAGAAATAATTTTGCCATTTTTCATCCGAGGACTGGTAGTCATTATTAAAAATAAAATAGTCAGCCAGTGCTTCTCGCACTCGTAGCAATTCTCTGAGCTGGCTTTTCTTTTTGCTGTTTCTGATTGTCAAATCCATAAGCTCCAGCGCCCGATCAAACGCCTGGCGGCTGTACTGCTGGTTTCCTTTATTCCTCCATTTAATCGTCCTTTCAATTTCACTGCCGACATTGGCCATCTGCTCAAAAAAAGAAAGTTTCTGCCACCGTCCCAGAGCCAATTGTTGGTGCTGATAATTCATTTTTTTATTAGTTTACTGACAATCTCTAAAATCCTTTCTCGTATTTGGGGATCGTCAACCCCCCGGCTGCGATTCCCCTGCGCTGGGCGAAGATTAATCATTGAATCAAATTCAATAAAATCGTCGCCTTCCATTTTCGGGTAGATGTTTATGCCCCATAAATTTTTCTGTTCTGATCCGTTCTCGAGAAGCAATAATTCCTCATCGGCATGCAGTTCGCCGTCAACCGCCATAATTCTCCGCTCAATATCAACGACTGCCTTAACAATATTGCCGAACATTCTTCCCGTCATTTCCTCCAACTCGCCAATTGAGATTGCATCTTTTATAATTTTCATATTTTCAGAAAAATTTACTCGGCTGAATCTTCTTCTGGCGCGTTAGCGCCATCTGCTTCTTCGCTTTGGGCGTTCAAACACTCTTTATCTCCCTCCTCGCAAACAGTTTCTTGTGCGGCTTCACATTCCGTATCCCCTTCCTCGCATTCAACCGCTTCTTCTTCAATCGGATTCTCCTCGGTGTATTCTTCCGGATCGTTGCAGGAGGCCTCTTGTTCTTCAGCAGTCACTTCGTCGCAAAGAATCTGCTGACAATCTTTTTCCCCTTCTTCGCACGTCCAGGGATCGCACGTCTCATCCGTCTCCGGATCGCAAAGAGGAATCCGGTTGGCGTTCCTTTCGGCGATTTTGTAATACCAGATGTCTTCTTCCGGATTTCCCGTGCATTTCTCGCCTTCTTCCGTCGAGGCCGGATCGCACTCCCAGATAAAACATTTTTCCACGTATGGATCGCAGTCAATCTGCGCGGAAATTACGTAATCGCGCTGTATCATTATCTTGTAGAAGGTGTATCCGACCGAAGCCAGAGTCAAAACCAGAAGTATGGCAATTAGTATTTTTGATTTTTTGTCCATCCAGCAGTAGAAATTCGAATGGCCAGCAGGCCAAAACGAATTTATATTTATTTAATTTATTTCGAATTTTCACTACCGGATCCATCCAGCAGTAGAAATTCGAATGGGCTAAAAGCCCGAAACAAATTTAAATTTTATTTTGATTAAGCTTATTTTTAAATAAATATTCCTTCAGACGTCTTTTTATTAGTCTCCCACCCTGAGAAGTTTTCAGGTATCCTTCCCTCCTTATAGCATCATTCTTATCGAGACAGGCTTCATAATAAATCAACTGCCAAGGCATATATCTTTTTGTGGAACTATTCAGACCCAGGTTATGCTCATTAACTCTTTTCTTTAAATCATTAGTATAGCCAATATAGATGTCGTCAGATTTATAGCTTCTTATTATATAAGTATAGAAAAAAATATTATTTCGAATTTTCACTGCTGGATCCATGTCTTTATTTTACCATACCCAAAACAATTTTAAAAGGGTTATGAATTGCAATTCATCATAAAGACCCACTTAAAAAGCGGGTTTTTTAATTATCCAAATTAGCAGGAGCTGACCCCTCTGCAGAGCTCTTCAGAGGGGTTGGAGACCGGAAGATAAAAATTCGCAGGGGCGCCAGGGAATCGCCCCTCTGCAGAGCTCTTCAGAGGGGTTGGAGGCCGGAAGATAAAAATTCGCAGGGGCGCCAGGGGTCGAACCTGGAATAACAGTTTTGGAGACTGTCGTGATGCCATTTCACTACACCCCCTAAATCCTTTTTAATAATTCATAA encodes:
- a CDS encoding DUF5674 family protein, whose product is MKIIKDAISIGELEEMTGRMFGNIVKAVVDIERRIMAVDGELHADEELLLLENGSEQKNLWGINIYPKMEGDDFIEFDSMINLRPAQGNRSRGVDDPQIRERILEIVSKLIKK
- a CDS encoding GIY-YIG nuclease family protein, translating into MDPAVKIRNNIFFYTYIIRSYKSDDIYIGYTNDLKKRVNEHNLGLNSSTKRYMPWQLIYYEACLDKNDAIRREGYLKTSQGGRLIKRRLKEYLFKNKLNQNKI